In Chryseobacterium oranimense, a single window of DNA contains:
- a CDS encoding TolC family protein encodes MKRINNSVLALSLFMGIAAINAQEKKQLTLDEAVQLGIQNSKSLKIDAAKIEEATADLLEAKNRQLPELKVSGSYMYLPLKPNVDLKLPGVSGAGGPEVHQVAYGSANLSVPIYSGGRIKYGIQSAKYLVEASKLSTENDKIAIAYNVAQAYNNLFKANQSIKVLEENLTASQKRDETFLKLENNGVIARNDRLKANLQTSNIELQLLEAKNNYNIANINMDLLLGIPETTEIEVDQNYIDEGSDVKAVDYYVNEAKENRKDLQALAQQRKAAELGTKSAKAENLPSIAFTGGYVAADIPKFLTIYNAVNVGVGISYNLSNIWKENSSLKQSQAREKQLAANDELLNDNIKLDVNREYQNTDYSKKRIAVYEKAAEQANENYRITKNKYDNGLATMTELLDADAAQISANVGVINAKADAALAYRKLLQTTGTLTIK; translated from the coding sequence ATGAAGAGAATAAATAACTCGGTGTTGGCATTATCCCTGTTTATGGGAATTGCAGCCATAAATGCTCAGGAGAAAAAACAGCTCACCCTCGATGAAGCCGTGCAGCTGGGAATCCAGAACAGTAAAAGTCTTAAGATTGATGCCGCTAAAATTGAAGAAGCAACGGCAGATCTTTTGGAAGCTAAAAACAGACAGCTTCCGGAGCTTAAAGTTTCAGGAAGTTATATGTACCTTCCTCTTAAACCCAATGTTGATCTGAAGCTTCCGGGCGTTTCAGGTGCAGGAGGTCCGGAAGTACATCAGGTTGCTTATGGATCGGCCAATCTTAGCGTTCCTATCTACAGCGGCGGAAGAATCAAGTACGGGATCCAGTCTGCAAAATACCTGGTGGAGGCATCAAAACTAAGCACTGAAAACGATAAAATAGCGATTGCTTATAACGTGGCCCAGGCTTATAATAATTTGTTTAAAGCCAACCAGTCCATTAAAGTTTTAGAAGAAAATCTTACCGCTTCTCAGAAAAGGGATGAAACTTTTCTTAAGCTTGAAAACAATGGGGTTATCGCAAGAAATGACCGTTTAAAAGCAAACCTGCAGACGTCCAATATTGAACTTCAATTGTTGGAAGCTAAAAACAACTACAATATCGCCAATATCAATATGGACCTGTTACTGGGCATTCCGGAAACTACAGAAATTGAAGTTGACCAGAATTATATTGATGAAGGTTCTGATGTAAAAGCGGTGGATTACTATGTAAATGAAGCCAAAGAAAACCGTAAAGACTTGCAGGCTCTGGCTCAGCAAAGGAAAGCGGCAGAACTGGGTACCAAATCAGCAAAAGCTGAAAACCTTCCTTCAATTGCATTTACAGGAGGATATGTAGCAGCAGATATACCAAAATTCCTTACCATATATAATGCTGTCAATGTAGGCGTTGGAATTTCTTATAACCTATCCAATATCTGGAAAGAAAACTCCTCATTAAAACAATCACAGGCAAGAGAAAAGCAGCTGGCGGCCAACGATGAGTTGCTGAATGACAACATTAAGCTTGACGTGAACAGGGAATACCAGAATACAGATTACTCTAAAAAGAGAATCGCAGTGTATGAGAAAGCTGCCGAACAGGCCAACGAAAATTACAGGATTACCAAAAACAAATACGACAACGGGCTTGCAACCATGACAGAACTTCTGGATGCAGATGCTGCCCAGATTTCAGCTAACGTAGGAGTAATTAATGCAAAGGCAGATGCGGCTTTAGCCTACAGAAAACTATTACAGACAACAGGAACTTTAACAATTAAATAA
- a CDS encoding HlyD family secretion protein has protein sequence MENNNTQAEPKKKKSLVFPIILAAVVIGGGIYGYRAFTYGQYHEETDDAQITSNMAPVISKISGYVAEVKVKDNQFVKKGDTLVILDNRDQKMALEQAQAALSTAKSNISNAEATTTATSKNISSSQAAVTTANAQIEAAKVNVWKTSQDLKRYANLVKDHSITEQQYEQALAAKQSADRQLQVLVDQRNQIAQQTTIASSQTAASSQQISVAGSVAKQREVDVENAKLNLSYTVILAPEDGYVGKVSTQAGQYLQAGSQLFALVKNDQKWVVANFKETQVDKMVEGQKVKIEIDAFPDQEFDGVVSSFSPATGATFSILPPDNASGNFVKVVQRLPVKIDFVNLDKNIAKRLRTGMNVKAEVALK, from the coding sequence ATGGAAAATAATAATACACAAGCAGAACCTAAAAAGAAAAAAAGTTTAGTTTTTCCTATCATCTTAGCCGCTGTAGTAATCGGCGGAGGGATCTACGGATACAGAGCTTTTACTTACGGACAATATCATGAAGAAACCGATGATGCACAGATTACTTCCAATATGGCACCGGTAATTTCCAAAATTTCTGGATACGTAGCAGAGGTAAAAGTAAAAGATAACCAGTTCGTAAAAAAAGGAGATACTTTGGTGATCCTGGACAACAGAGATCAGAAAATGGCTCTTGAACAAGCTCAGGCCGCTTTATCAACTGCTAAAAGCAATATCTCAAATGCAGAAGCAACTACAACCGCAACTTCAAAGAACATCAGCTCTTCCCAGGCGGCAGTAACAACAGCCAATGCGCAGATAGAAGCAGCAAAAGTAAACGTATGGAAAACTTCTCAAGATCTGAAAAGATATGCTAATCTTGTAAAAGACCATTCTATTACAGAACAGCAGTACGAGCAGGCTTTGGCAGCTAAGCAGTCTGCAGACAGACAGCTTCAGGTTTTAGTGGACCAGAGAAATCAGATCGCGCAGCAGACTACCATTGCATCTTCTCAAACTGCAGCCAGCTCTCAGCAAATTAGTGTTGCGGGTTCTGTAGCAAAACAGAGAGAAGTAGACGTAGAAAATGCCAAATTAAACCTTTCATATACCGTAATCCTTGCTCCAGAAGATGGGTACGTTGGAAAAGTTTCCACTCAGGCAGGACAGTATCTACAGGCTGGATCACAGCTTTTTGCTTTAGTTAAAAACGATCAGAAATGGGTGGTAGCCAACTTCAAAGAAACACAGGTAGATAAAATGGTTGAAGGGCAGAAAGTGAAAATCGAGATTGATGCTTTCCCTGATCAGGAGTTTGATGGAGTAGTAAGTTCATTCTCACCTGCAACAGGAGCTACTTTTTCTATATTGCCTCCGGATAATGCCAGTGGTAACTTCGTAAAAGTGGTTCAGAGACTTCCTGTAAAGATCGATTTTGTAAATCTTGACAAGAATATTGCAAAAAGATTGAGAACAGGAATGAACGTGAAAGCAGAGGTAGCATTGAAATAG
- a CDS encoding DHA2 family efflux MFS transporter permease subunit, which yields MQDSLVEYGARRVIITITAILCALLEIVDSTIVNVALNEMKGNLGATLSEVGWVITAYAIGNVIIVPMTSWLSQQFGRRNYFAASIIIFTIFSFLCGNATNIWELVFFRLMQGIGGGALLVTSQTIITESYPIEKRSMAQAIYGLGVIIGPTLGPPLGGYIVDNFSWPYIFYINIPIGIAATLMTLQFVKSPKYAEKRKVSDVDWIGIALLAVTVGSLQFILERGHEEDWFESGMIVTFTVSAILGFILFLWRELTFKYPIVELRVLKNGNLRIGTVMSFVLGFGLYGSTFIVPLYTQSILGWTALQSGALMIPAALTTAFMMPIIGRLLSKGAKQQILVSLGLFIFFIYSFWGYKILTPDTSKDAFFWMLIVRGAGLGLLFIPITSLSLSTLKGQEIGQGAAFTGMMRQLGGSFGIAAITTFIANAGQKYRLNLISHLDENSFDVQQRLNALKASFVAKGMTPDAAMNAAYKMLDMSVTKQATVLSYMDVFLYLGVIFLVCIPFILFIKERKSKEKIDLSGVH from the coding sequence ATGCAAGATTCATTAGTAGAATATGGAGCCCGGAGAGTGATCATTACGATCACGGCAATCCTTTGTGCTCTGCTTGAAATTGTGGACTCCACGATTGTGAACGTTGCCCTGAATGAAATGAAGGGGAACCTTGGGGCCACACTTTCTGAGGTAGGCTGGGTGATTACAGCTTATGCAATCGGTAACGTTATTATCGTGCCGATGACGAGCTGGCTGTCACAGCAGTTCGGACGTAGAAATTACTTCGCTGCTTCCATTATCATATTTACTATTTTTTCCTTTCTATGCGGAAATGCCACCAATATCTGGGAGCTCGTATTTTTCAGGCTGATGCAGGGGATAGGCGGGGGAGCACTTCTCGTAACTTCACAGACGATCATTACAGAGTCTTATCCTATTGAGAAAAGAAGTATGGCGCAGGCTATCTACGGTTTGGGAGTAATTATCGGTCCAACCTTAGGCCCGCCATTGGGGGGATATATTGTAGATAATTTCAGCTGGCCATATATTTTCTATATTAATATTCCGATTGGGATTGCTGCAACGCTGATGACTTTACAGTTTGTGAAAAGTCCGAAATATGCAGAAAAACGAAAAGTTTCCGATGTAGACTGGATAGGAATTGCTTTACTGGCAGTTACAGTAGGATCTTTACAGTTTATCCTTGAAAGAGGTCATGAAGAAGACTGGTTTGAGAGCGGAATGATTGTAACATTTACCGTATCGGCTATTTTAGGGTTTATATTATTCCTTTGGAGAGAACTTACCTTCAAATATCCCATCGTGGAGCTCAGGGTACTGAAAAACGGAAACCTGAGGATCGGAACGGTAATGTCCTTTGTTTTAGGTTTTGGATTGTATGGATCTACATTTATCGTACCGTTGTATACACAGAGTATTTTAGGATGGACAGCCTTGCAGTCGGGAGCTTTGATGATTCCTGCAGCATTGACGACAGCCTTTATGATGCCAATTATCGGAAGGCTGCTTTCAAAAGGGGCAAAACAGCAGATTCTGGTATCATTAGGACTCTTCATCTTCTTTATCTATAGCTTCTGGGGATATAAAATCCTAACTCCGGATACCAGTAAAGATGCCTTTTTCTGGATGCTGATTGTAAGAGGAGCCGGTTTAGGACTTCTGTTTATCCCGATCACTTCACTGTCATTAAGTACACTGAAAGGACAGGAAATAGGGCAGGGTGCAGCATTTACCGGGATGATGAGACAGCTCGGAGGTTCATTCGGGATCGCAGCAATTACGACATTTATTGCCAATGCAGGCCAGAAATACAGACTCAACCTGATCTCTCATCTTGATGAAAACAGTTTCGATGTTCAGCAACGCCTGAACGCATTAAAAGCCAGCTTTGTCGCAAAAGGAATGACTCCCGATGCAGCAATGAATGCAGCTTATAAAATGCTGGATATGTCGGTAACCAAACAGGCTACGGTTCTTTCATACATGGATGTCTTCCTTTACTTAGGGGTTATATTCCTTGTGTGTATCCCGTTCATTCTTTTCATTAAGGAAAGAAAAAGCAAAGAAAAAATAGATTTGAGTGGTGTACACTAA
- a CDS encoding TQO small subunit DoxD, which yields MKHISDSPSYHLAGLYLLPFRLVIGWTYFSAFWRRLILENKLIPEEAGYIGEKFNHFLPNALGIKPLIEYLVTHPDILQTSMMAFTILEAVVGLFIILGLLTRLMSIGIFGLALGILLGSGWIGTTCLDEWQIGVLGIAGGFVLFLTGSGPFSLDYYFIKKNKNFIRKKWFSWLASGIFPLSKPKTLVFVGSVFIFGLTLYTNQYFHGGVWGKLNNKSVKPKIEICNISLVNSDLKFEVYRTEGADVYGSFLIGIHILDKNGNILKELNHKDLSEFPKENISNHYVAKVKPGKHSLVIPLGSKADLTMSLNDILTEKEKIHTVKLIDISGIEWTVALNH from the coding sequence ATGAAACATATATCAGACAGCCCGTCTTATCATTTGGCGGGGCTCTATCTATTGCCTTTCCGGCTTGTGATCGGATGGACTTACTTTTCAGCTTTCTGGCGAAGGCTCATTCTCGAAAACAAACTTATTCCTGAGGAAGCAGGATATATCGGGGAAAAATTCAATCATTTCCTGCCCAATGCTTTAGGTATAAAACCTCTTATAGAATACCTGGTCACGCATCCGGATATCCTTCAAACTTCAATGATGGCTTTTACAATCTTAGAAGCTGTTGTAGGATTATTTATCATTTTAGGATTATTGACAAGGCTAATGAGCATAGGAATTTTTGGCCTTGCCCTGGGAATTCTCCTGGGTTCAGGCTGGATCGGAACGACCTGCCTTGATGAATGGCAGATAGGTGTTTTGGGAATCGCGGGAGGATTTGTTTTGTTTCTTACCGGAAGCGGTCCTTTTTCTTTAGATTATTATTTCATTAAGAAGAATAAAAATTTCATCCGCAAAAAGTGGTTTTCATGGTTAGCATCAGGTATTTTTCCATTGTCAAAGCCTAAAACCCTTGTATTTGTGGGGTCAGTGTTCATTTTCGGACTTACGCTGTATACCAATCAATATTTTCATGGTGGAGTTTGGGGAAAACTGAACAATAAATCCGTAAAACCTAAGATTGAAATTTGCAATATTTCTCTTGTGAACTCGGATTTAAAATTTGAGGTGTACAGAACTGAAGGTGCAGATGTATACGGTTCTTTCCTTATCGGCATCCATATTCTGGATAAAAACGGGAATATTTTAAAAGAACTTAACCATAAAGATCTTTCGGAGTTTCCGAAAGAAAATATCAGCAATCATTATGTAGCGAAAGTAAAGCCGGGAAAACACAGCCTGGTAATTCCACTTGGTTCAAAAGCTGATCTTACAATGAGTCTTAATGATATTTTAACGGAAAAAGAAAAAATCCATACCGTAAAACTGATTGATATCAGCGGGATTGAGTGGACTGTAGCTTTGAATCATTAA
- a CDS encoding MazG-like protein has protein sequence MDQNNLDEIINRSLKIREQYHQLEKQHHGTEWTLEEDALAYLTDAGLVGRNIMSHQKRWLKKDSAAELEHKLGENIWWLIILADRTGIDIKEALEKFLTKTENLFK, from the coding sequence ATGGATCAAAATAATCTTGACGAAATCATAAATCGTTCTTTGAAGATCAGGGAACAGTATCATCAGCTGGAAAAACAGCATCATGGCACAGAATGGACTTTGGAAGAAGATGCCCTGGCCTATCTTACGGATGCCGGACTGGTGGGAAGAAATATCATGTCGCATCAGAAAAGATGGCTGAAAAAAGACTCAGCTGCAGAGCTGGAACATAAATTGGGCGAAAATATCTGGTGGCTTATTATTTTAGCAGACCGTACAGGAATTGATATTAAAGAAGCTTTGGAAAAGTTTTTAACCAAAACAGAAAATTTATTCAAATGA
- a CDS encoding DNA-3-methyladenine glycosylase I: MSYCSAIEGMKPESRKELHKNYHDNHYGFPIHDDNELFGRLILEINQAGLSWETVLKKEESFRKAYSNFDIQAIADYTEEDRERLLNDPGIIRNRLKVNAAIENAKTILALQEEYGSFEKWLEHHHPKTLPEWMKLFKKTFKFTGGEIVNEFLMSTGYLKGAHAEHCPVYKDVMKQEPLWVKQF; this comes from the coding sequence ATGAGTTATTGTTCAGCAATAGAAGGAATGAAGCCTGAAAGCAGGAAAGAGCTCCATAAAAACTATCATGACAACCATTATGGGTTCCCGATCCACGATGATAACGAGCTTTTTGGAAGACTGATCCTGGAAATCAACCAGGCAGGACTGAGTTGGGAAACGGTACTCAAAAAAGAGGAAAGTTTCAGAAAGGCATACAGCAATTTTGATATACAGGCTATTGCAGATTATACGGAAGAGGATCGTGAAAGGCTGCTGAATGATCCCGGAATTATCAGAAACCGCCTGAAAGTGAATGCTGCTATTGAAAACGCTAAAACCATTCTGGCGTTACAGGAAGAATATGGGTCATTTGAAAAATGGCTGGAACACCACCATCCGAAAACTCTTCCGGAATGGATGAAACTCTTTAAAAAAACATTCAAATTTACCGGTGGGGAAATCGTGAATGAATTTTTAATGAGTACAGGATATCTGAAGGGTGCGCATGCTGAGCATTGCCCTGTTTATAAGGATGTTATGAAGCAGGAGCCGCTTTGGGTGAAACAATTTTGA
- a CDS encoding vWA domain-containing protein, with the protein MKYSLLLLSAVLLLSCRKTENKLVQKEELPSQNIALVIDKSLSMYSIDFKPNRSEAVLNVLKNVISSKKDNQAFSIVVFAGDSYLICPLTKNKQELLTAIDKATKQITYLRPLKLGTSFSHALMNALYSLKGRKGQNSILFFSDGNTTIDSYPINIPINEAVSNHIPINSIVITPKDFAVSPVRLDLNNNLGFEKIKAIHVDTIKAKQIPFKTGGIFKIFYTQKDFDQFDLKKIIDNTNYQLPANENPVKTDPKDIINIYLEIEKRNDSITKLYP; encoded by the coding sequence ATGAAATATTCTTTACTTCTGCTTTCTGCAGTCCTTTTATTAAGTTGCCGTAAAACTGAAAATAAACTAGTTCAAAAAGAAGAACTTCCTTCACAGAATATTGCTTTAGTAATAGATAAGTCATTATCTATGTACTCAATAGATTTTAAACCCAACAGATCAGAGGCAGTGCTCAACGTTTTAAAAAATGTGATTTCTTCTAAAAAAGATAATCAGGCTTTTTCCATCGTCGTTTTTGCAGGCGACTCCTATCTGATCTGTCCGCTGACAAAAAATAAGCAGGAATTACTGACCGCTATTGATAAAGCTACCAAACAAATAACGTATTTAAGGCCCCTGAAATTAGGCACCAGTTTTTCACATGCATTAATGAATGCGCTGTATTCCTTAAAAGGTCGTAAAGGACAAAACTCAATTCTTTTCTTTTCAGATGGAAATACTACCATAGATTCTTATCCTATCAATATACCTATTAATGAAGCTGTAAGTAATCATATCCCTATTAACTCCATTGTGATTACTCCCAAAGACTTTGCTGTTTCACCTGTAAGACTTGATTTAAATAATAATCTGGGATTCGAAAAAATCAAGGCAATACATGTTGATACAATTAAAGCCAAACAAATACCTTTTAAAACTGGTGGAATTTTTAAGATCTTTTATACTCAGAAAGATTTTGATCAATTTGATTTAAAAAAAATTATCGACAATACAAATTATCAATTGCCAGCAAATGAAAATCCCGTTAAAACAGATCCTAAAGATATAATAAACATCTATTTAGAAATTGAAAAGAGGAATGACAGTATTACAAAGCTTTACCCCTAA
- a CDS encoding winged helix-turn-helix transcriptional regulator, producing the protein MTKIKETSTNFANKKALADECPEIYASNTIGGQWALAICCYLINGKLRFGELRKKLNNITERMLTLQLRRLEEDRIITRTVYAEVPPRVEYELTEIGYKLKPIILEFEKWGKEHKEIMKNADSVSKP; encoded by the coding sequence ATGACAAAAATAAAGGAAACATCAACCAATTTTGCCAATAAAAAAGCCCTGGCCGACGAGTGTCCCGAAATTTATGCTTCCAATACGATTGGCGGACAGTGGGCACTGGCGATCTGCTGTTATCTGATTAATGGAAAATTAAGATTTGGAGAGCTTAGAAAAAAGTTAAACAATATCACGGAACGAATGCTTACGCTACAGCTTCGCAGACTGGAAGAAGACAGGATCATTACCAGAACTGTTTACGCAGAAGTTCCTCCTCGTGTGGAATATGAACTTACTGAAATCGGGTATAAACTAAAACCCATTATCCTGGAATTTGAAAAATGGGGCAAGGAACATAAGGAAATTATGAAAAATGCAGATTCTGTTTCAAAGCCATAG
- a CDS encoding NAD(P)H-dependent oxidoreductase, with translation MKTLIIIIHPEMEKSVINKRWMEELEKHPEKYTVHQLYEAYPDGKINVAEEQKLMESYDKIVFQFPFYWFSSPPLLKQWLDEVVLYGWAYGSNSGFKLAGKKMSLAVTAGIDEEGYSASGEYKYTMKELFRPYELTFDYIKADYKEPFVYYGIERDSSDEWINRSVPMYLEFLDNL, from the coding sequence ATGAAAACATTAATTATCATTATTCACCCGGAAATGGAAAAATCGGTAATCAATAAAAGATGGATGGAAGAATTGGAAAAGCATCCGGAAAAATATACTGTTCATCAACTGTATGAGGCTTATCCTGATGGGAAAATTAATGTGGCAGAAGAGCAAAAGCTGATGGAGTCTTACGATAAAATTGTATTCCAGTTTCCTTTTTACTGGTTTAGCAGCCCGCCACTTTTGAAACAATGGCTGGATGAGGTGGTTTTGTATGGCTGGGCATACGGAAGTAACAGCGGTTTTAAGCTGGCCGGAAAGAAAATGTCACTGGCTGTTACAGCAGGAATAGATGAGGAAGGCTACAGTGCATCCGGAGAATATAAATACACAATGAAAGAGCTTTTCAGACCTTATGAACTGACTTTTGATTATATAAAAGCAGATTACAAAGAGCCTTTTGTTTATTATGGAATTGAAAGAGATTCTTCCGATGAATGGATCAACAGAAGTGTGCCGATGTATTTGGAGTTTTTGGATAATTTATAA